In Longibacter salinarum, a single window of DNA contains:
- the hemL gene encoding glutamate-1-semialdehyde 2,1-aminomutase, giving the protein MDIAPPKIEIGKSKALYEQAQKSIPGGVNSPARAFKSVGGTPLFIESAQGAYMTDVDGNEYIDYVGSWGPMIFGHADSDVVHAVQDQATSSTSFGAPTRIEIDVAELVCDLVPSIESVRMVNSGTEATMSAVRVARGFTGRDKIIKFKGNYHGHGDFFLMEAGSGPLTHGTPNSPGVTAGNAEDTLLAEYNDVENVRNLVEAHDDNVACIIVEPIAGNMGCIPPEPGFLEGLREICDEHGVVLIFDEVMTGFRVAPGGAQERYGVTPDMTCLGKIIGGGLPVGAYGGKKEIMNHVSPVGPVYQAGTLSGNPLAMRAGYAVLSKIKETQDTLYDELEAYGAALEEGLADTLDRLGLDYYQTRVGAMGCLFFTEEKVVDQATAKSTDAEMYANYFHGLLDEGVYFAPSQFEAYFFGTEHAERELETTLEAQYDVLKRIH; this is encoded by the coding sequence ATGGATATTGCCCCACCGAAGATCGAGATTGGGAAGAGCAAGGCGCTCTACGAACAGGCGCAGAAAAGCATTCCCGGCGGTGTCAATTCACCGGCGCGGGCATTCAAGAGTGTCGGCGGCACTCCGCTCTTCATTGAGTCGGCGCAGGGCGCCTACATGACGGATGTCGACGGAAACGAGTACATCGACTACGTCGGATCCTGGGGGCCGATGATCTTTGGTCACGCCGATTCGGATGTCGTGCATGCGGTCCAGGACCAGGCGACGTCGTCCACATCGTTCGGAGCGCCAACCCGAATCGAGATTGATGTTGCGGAGCTCGTCTGCGACCTCGTGCCGTCCATCGAGTCTGTGCGCATGGTGAACTCCGGAACGGAAGCGACCATGAGTGCGGTGCGCGTGGCCCGTGGATTCACAGGCCGAGACAAGATCATCAAGTTCAAGGGCAACTACCACGGCCACGGCGATTTCTTCCTGATGGAGGCGGGAAGCGGCCCGCTCACGCACGGGACGCCGAATTCACCTGGTGTTACCGCAGGAAACGCAGAGGATACGCTTCTGGCCGAGTACAACGACGTTGAGAACGTGCGCAACCTTGTGGAGGCGCATGACGACAACGTCGCCTGTATCATCGTCGAGCCAATCGCCGGCAACATGGGCTGTATTCCGCCCGAGCCGGGCTTTCTCGAAGGTCTCCGCGAGATCTGCGATGAGCACGGCGTCGTCCTGATCTTCGACGAGGTGATGACAGGCTTCCGGGTTGCGCCGGGAGGAGCACAGGAGCGCTACGGTGTCACGCCGGACATGACGTGCCTTGGAAAGATCATTGGCGGCGGACTGCCGGTGGGGGCGTATGGCGGCAAGAAGGAGATTATGAATCACGTCTCACCGGTCGGGCCCGTCTATCAGGCAGGTACGCTCAGCGGCAATCCGTTGGCGATGCGAGCAGGCTACGCCGTTCTCTCCAAGATCAAGGAGACGCAGGATACGCTGTACGACGAGCTTGAGGCCTATGGAGCAGCTCTCGAAGAAGGGCTGGCGGACACCCTCGATCGGCTCGGACTGGATTACTACCAGACGCGGGTTGGAGCAATGGGCTGCCTGTTCTTTACCGAGGAAAAGGTGGTGGATCAGGCGACGGCGAAGTCGACCGATGCCGAAATGTATGCCAATTACTTCCACGGACTACTGGACGAAGGCGTCTACTTCGCTCCGTCACAGTTCGAAGCCTATTTCTTCGGTACGGAGCACGCAGAACGCGAACTTGAGACGACCCTTGAGGCCCAATACGATGTGTTGAAGCGCATCCACTGA
- a CDS encoding class I SAM-dependent methyltransferase, giving the protein MQAPSDHLLRTMAAVPVNSFILDLGCGEGRHTEPLLRLGFPVHGCDPRPDAVERTRGRIKDIVGEEDAENCVQVASLAEMDYPDESFDWVVVYHGEVFGDRPEDVYQLLSEARRMLKPGGWAYVTFPAAAVDIDDQERTAGDGAPASSPAQSAAGSVSIDELEAQQERANLATASAPEIAEEPGAVRVRAIFRRVDPNTPA; this is encoded by the coding sequence ATGCAAGCTCCGTCCGACCACCTCCTTCGCACGATGGCTGCTGTGCCTGTAAACAGCTTCATCCTCGACCTGGGCTGCGGGGAAGGACGGCATACGGAGCCGTTGCTCCGCCTGGGCTTTCCCGTTCACGGCTGCGACCCTCGACCCGACGCGGTCGAGCGCACACGTGGACGTATCAAGGACATCGTCGGAGAAGAGGATGCCGAGAACTGTGTGCAGGTCGCCTCTCTGGCCGAGATGGATTATCCAGACGAGTCGTTCGACTGGGTCGTGGTTTATCACGGAGAAGTCTTCGGTGATCGCCCCGAAGACGTCTATCAGCTTCTCTCTGAGGCCCGCCGTATGTTGAAGCCGGGCGGATGGGCGTATGTTACGTTTCCCGCGGCGGCCGTTGACATCGATGATCAGGAAAGAACCGCAGGAGATGGTGCTCCCGCTTCGTCCCCGGCCCAAAGTGCGGCGGGTAGCGTCTCCATCGATGAGCTTGAGGCACAGCAGGAGCGGGCCAATCTAGCAACGGCCTCTGCCCCTGAAATCGCTGAAGAACCAGGCGCTGTCCGCGTTCGTGCGATTTTTCGCCGCGTGGATCCGAACACACCCGCGTGA
- a CDS encoding WD40 repeat domain-containing serine/threonine protein kinase has product MSEANKRCPYCHEEILAAARKCKHCGEWLEDPPTTSAGTGSFSNPETVVRDAMASQYEINKELGRGGMAIVYKAVQSSLGRPVALKVLPQGLTHDQKLLERFHREAKSAAMLNHPHIVTIFDEGEMNGVHYMAMEYLTGRDLHEIIQEGGPLPSDEAVALIAPVAEALGYAHTRDTVHRDVKSSNVMVTDVGRPVLMDFGIAYASSESRLTQTGTVLGTPEYMSPEQARGNEVDPRSDLYSLGVVLYETVTGTLPHTGGHPMSVVYKVLHESYTPPSRHNPDCPDWLEMIIAKLLMKDADDRYQTGQDVADALNANDPGEDVEVPQGGGGGASVSAPSGDGGGSGGGNGVAPDAPKTQVYRPGDDSAETETATAASTETATAEASEDASQNENQPQRQRLHIVRSLNGNADWVNAVAFSPDGQYALSGAEDNTVKLWEVVTGRQIQTFTGLDSQPISVALSPDGSHLVSESSNGHVRLWNVESGQAVRTFERHSEAVLAATFSPDGEYVLSGCGEAGTLRMWETDTGNVVRTFDHNPEAIFSLAFSPDGKYVLTGSGQSGTLKLWDAASGSVVRTFDEGDWDSTYVFSVSFSPDGRYALSGSDDMTARLWDVESGELLRTFDGHSGLVIAVSFSPDGQYVLSGSSDMKVQLWKVDTGSLGYVFEGDADGVNAIAFSPDGRYVLSGSKDNDVKLWTP; this is encoded by the coding sequence ATGTCCGAAGCTAACAAGCGTTGTCCCTATTGCCACGAAGAGATCCTCGCGGCAGCCCGCAAATGTAAGCATTGCGGAGAGTGGCTTGAAGACCCGCCGACGACGTCCGCGGGGACGGGGAGTTTTTCCAATCCCGAGACCGTCGTTCGCGACGCTATGGCGTCGCAGTACGAAATCAACAAGGAGCTGGGACGCGGTGGTATGGCCATCGTGTACAAAGCCGTTCAATCCAGTCTCGGCCGCCCCGTTGCGCTGAAGGTCTTACCTCAGGGCCTCACGCATGACCAGAAGCTGCTCGAGCGCTTCCACCGTGAGGCGAAGTCGGCAGCTATGCTCAATCACCCGCACATCGTCACCATCTTCGACGAGGGTGAGATGAACGGGGTGCACTACATGGCGATGGAGTACCTGACGGGCCGCGACCTCCACGAGATCATTCAGGAAGGTGGTCCCCTCCCCTCCGATGAGGCCGTTGCGCTCATCGCGCCAGTGGCTGAAGCTCTCGGCTATGCCCACACACGGGATACGGTCCATCGCGACGTCAAGAGCTCGAACGTAATGGTGACGGACGTCGGTCGTCCCGTGCTCATGGACTTCGGCATCGCCTATGCCTCCAGCGAGTCCCGCCTCACGCAGACAGGCACAGTCCTCGGCACACCCGAATACATGAGTCCGGAGCAAGCTCGTGGCAACGAGGTGGACCCCCGGAGCGACCTGTACAGTCTCGGCGTCGTCTTGTACGAGACGGTCACGGGCACGCTTCCTCACACGGGCGGTCACCCGATGAGTGTTGTCTATAAGGTCTTGCACGAGTCCTACACGCCCCCCAGCCGACATAACCCGGACTGTCCGGATTGGCTGGAAATGATCATCGCCAAGCTCCTCATGAAGGATGCCGATGATCGGTACCAGACGGGACAGGACGTGGCAGATGCTCTGAACGCCAACGATCCCGGTGAAGATGTGGAGGTCCCGCAGGGAGGCGGTGGAGGTGCTTCCGTTAGCGCACCAAGCGGTGATGGTGGCGGCAGCGGCGGCGGAAATGGAGTCGCACCGGATGCGCCGAAAACGCAGGTGTACCGCCCGGGCGACGACAGTGCAGAAACAGAAACAGCGACGGCTGCCTCGACAGAAACAGCTACAGCAGAAGCGTCCGAAGACGCCTCACAGAACGAAAACCAGCCTCAGCGTCAGCGGCTTCACATCGTTCGATCGCTGAACGGAAATGCCGACTGGGTTAACGCCGTCGCCTTCTCGCCCGACGGCCAGTACGCCCTCTCCGGCGCCGAAGACAACACTGTGAAGCTCTGGGAGGTCGTGACCGGCCGACAGATCCAAACGTTCACGGGTCTCGACAGTCAGCCGATCTCCGTCGCTCTATCGCCCGACGGAAGTCACCTGGTCTCGGAAAGCTCGAATGGCCACGTTCGCCTGTGGAATGTCGAGTCCGGTCAGGCCGTGCGTACGTTCGAACGCCACTCCGAAGCGGTCCTCGCCGCCACCTTCTCTCCAGACGGCGAATACGTTCTGTCGGGATGCGGGGAAGCGGGAACGCTGCGCATGTGGGAGACCGACACCGGCAACGTGGTCCGCACCTTCGACCACAACCCGGAAGCGATCTTCTCCCTGGCTTTCTCGCCCGATGGAAAATACGTCCTGACCGGCAGCGGCCAGTCCGGAACCCTGAAGCTCTGGGATGCGGCATCGGGGTCCGTTGTGCGGACCTTCGACGAAGGCGACTGGGACTCGACGTACGTGTTCTCCGTTTCCTTCTCCCCCGATGGACGGTACGCTCTCTCTGGCAGCGACGATATGACAGCGCGCCTCTGGGATGTCGAATCGGGTGAGCTCCTGCGCACGTTCGACGGTCATTCGGGACTCGTCATCGCCGTCTCGTTCTCGCCGGATGGCCAGTACGTTCTCTCGGGAAGTAGCGACATGAAAGTCCAGCTCTGGAAGGTGGACACAGGAAGCCTCGGCTATGTCTTCGAAGGCGACGCCGACGGCGTGAATGCCATCGCGTTCTCGCCGGACGGGCGCTATGTGCTCTCCGGGAGCAAAGACAACGACGTCAAGCTCTGGACGCCCTGA
- a CDS encoding sensor histidine kinase, which translates to MSRTVPPHVLVMESSFPKPSHRVLTSFWTFHVLGWLAIGLSMWFGVVAHVDDPYITLLAKMWFGMSGGLVALGLRPFYQYLYERTIPIPALISIAAVVSYVATVIWSGLFKIGARVIRASIAGQDFYLPSFASIFSGALFYTFIMLAWSVLYFGIKYYRDMEAERERAIRAEGHAHRAELQALRYQLNPHFLFNTMNAISTLVAEGRSSDAERMIARLSDFLRLTLENDAAPEAPLVEEIDFTRRYLEIEQIRFGDRLSTTIDVDADTMSACVPTLLLQPLVENAIRHGIAANEEGGTVRVSARRAGQRLLLRVEDDGRGFNESMKLKEGIGLSNTRARLDALYHGNHRFEIAPSDGGGCIVSIDIPLRTETAPVASPLHTDQTSTRNPPTLT; encoded by the coding sequence ATGTCTCGGACCGTTCCTCCTCATGTGCTCGTCATGGAGTCCTCATTTCCCAAGCCATCACACCGCGTCCTTACCTCCTTCTGGACGTTCCACGTGCTTGGCTGGCTTGCCATAGGGCTGTCGATGTGGTTCGGCGTTGTTGCGCATGTGGACGACCCATACATCACGCTTCTCGCCAAAATGTGGTTCGGGATGTCCGGTGGCCTCGTGGCGCTCGGTCTCCGCCCCTTCTACCAGTACCTGTACGAGCGCACGATCCCAATCCCCGCCCTGATATCGATTGCAGCGGTCGTCTCGTACGTCGCCACGGTCATCTGGAGCGGACTTTTTAAGATAGGTGCCCGCGTGATTCGTGCGTCGATCGCCGGCCAAGATTTCTATCTTCCTTCTTTCGCTTCGATCTTCAGCGGCGCCCTCTTCTACACGTTCATCATGCTGGCGTGGAGCGTCCTGTACTTTGGCATCAAGTACTACCGCGATATGGAAGCAGAACGGGAGCGTGCGATCCGGGCTGAAGGGCACGCGCATCGAGCCGAACTTCAGGCGCTACGGTACCAGTTGAATCCGCATTTTCTGTTCAACACAATGAATGCGATCTCGACCCTCGTGGCAGAAGGTCGCAGCTCAGACGCCGAGCGCATGATCGCCCGGCTTAGCGACTTCCTCCGCCTCACGCTCGAGAACGACGCCGCACCAGAGGCGCCATTGGTAGAAGAAATCGACTTCACGCGTCGCTATCTCGAGATCGAGCAGATTCGGTTCGGGGACCGCCTGTCTACGACCATCGACGTGGATGCGGATACGATGTCCGCATGCGTCCCTACGCTCCTTCTTCAGCCCCTCGTTGAGAACGCCATTCGCCACGGAATCGCGGCGAACGAAGAGGGTGGAACGGTCCGGGTGTCAGCCCGGCGGGCCGGACAGCGCCTACTTCTCCGGGTCGAGGATGATGGACGCGGCTTCAATGAAAGTATGAAGCTGAAAGAGGGCATTGGGTTGTCGAATACGCGTGCCCGGCTGGACGCCCTTTACCATGGGAACCACCGGTTCGAAATAGCGCCATCGGACGGAGGTGGATGCATCGTTTCCATAGACATCCCACTCCGCACGGAGACCGCGCCCGTCGCTTCTCCTTTGCATACAGATCAAACAAGCACACGCAACCCGCCGACGCTGACTTGA
- the hemF gene encoding oxygen-dependent coproporphyrinogen oxidase, whose product MADSFERVDKLRDEPRTDIPMAHRMQRFVEALQMRIVKKLEAIDDSTSFRLDQWEREGGGGGLTAVIDDGEVFEKGGVNTSAVHGELPDRMVEAFGVEPKPFFATGVSLVIHPRSPWVPTVHANFRYFALGDDLMEPDDQWFGGGADLTPYYPTLEDAKHFHRVWKHVCDRHDVADYGDFKQKCDEYFYLPHRSEARGVGGIFYDYLRDDPEGTFFFSREAGRRFLDSYVPIVERHLDTPYGEEERTYQEVRRGRYVEFNLLFDRGTKFGIETRGRTESILMSLPRSVQWRYDWTPEPGSKEEKAQWFFEARDWLSLDESDVPE is encoded by the coding sequence ATGGCAGATTCCTTCGAACGCGTCGACAAGTTGCGTGACGAGCCGCGCACCGATATTCCGATGGCGCATCGAATGCAGCGCTTCGTCGAGGCGTTGCAGATGCGTATTGTCAAGAAGCTCGAGGCCATCGACGACTCTACCTCGTTTCGTCTCGATCAATGGGAGAGAGAAGGAGGAGGAGGCGGTCTGACAGCCGTTATTGACGACGGCGAGGTGTTTGAAAAGGGGGGCGTCAACACGTCTGCTGTTCACGGAGAGCTGCCGGACCGGATGGTGGAAGCGTTCGGCGTAGAGCCCAAGCCGTTTTTCGCGACGGGCGTCTCGCTGGTGATCCACCCGCGTTCACCATGGGTGCCGACGGTACACGCCAACTTTCGATACTTTGCCCTGGGCGACGACCTCATGGAGCCGGACGATCAGTGGTTCGGGGGCGGAGCCGACCTCACGCCGTACTATCCGACGTTAGAGGATGCCAAGCACTTTCACCGTGTGTGGAAGCACGTTTGTGATCGTCATGACGTGGCGGATTATGGTGATTTCAAGCAGAAGTGCGACGAGTACTTTTATCTGCCGCATCGGAGCGAAGCACGCGGTGTGGGCGGAATCTTTTATGATTACCTGCGCGACGACCCGGAGGGGACGTTTTTCTTCAGCCGGGAGGCCGGTCGGCGTTTCCTGGATAGCTACGTCCCGATTGTTGAGCGGCACCTCGATACGCCATACGGAGAGGAGGAACGAACCTACCAGGAAGTGCGACGCGGACGGTATGTCGAGTTCAACCTGCTTTTCGATCGCGGGACGAAGTTTGGCATCGAGACGCGGGGGCGGACCGAGAGCATCCTCATGAGTCTGCCGAGAAGTGTGCAGTGGCGCTACGATTGGACACCGGAGCCTGGAAGCAAAGAGGAGAAGGCTCAGTGGTTTTTTGAAGCGCGGGACTGGCTGTCGCTCGATGAGTCTGACGTGCCTGAATAA
- a CDS encoding ACT domain-containing protein, with amino-acid sequence MQILDIVRGALNGAGVTALLLGALRILDIWQAPVEPWILLAVAGAFFVAGAFIPAQDTRPAESNETMGDAGESSSDPLAESLAQAAEALSSRGTSDLGTLLSDMGPVLLDDEFVYLTVPDDPEEWPDALTQAEPIGTFREEEGESWIVARSVADEAEMTYDVVFRGITLSVHSSLTAIGFLAVLTFALSEQGIAVNVVSATYHDHLFVPKERVRETMAVLKGLQAGGSEIQKDVEQA; translated from the coding sequence ATGCAAATTCTCGATATCGTTCGTGGTGCGCTCAACGGTGCGGGGGTGACCGCCCTTCTTCTCGGTGCGCTCCGAATTCTCGATATCTGGCAGGCTCCGGTTGAGCCGTGGATCCTCCTGGCCGTGGCCGGTGCCTTTTTCGTCGCAGGCGCGTTTATCCCGGCTCAAGATACGCGGCCCGCGGAGAGCAATGAAACGATGGGTGACGCGGGTGAGTCATCGTCCGATCCGCTGGCCGAGTCGCTTGCCCAGGCGGCGGAAGCGCTGTCCTCCCGCGGTACATCCGATCTTGGCACGCTGCTTTCGGATATGGGTCCGGTATTGCTCGACGACGAGTTTGTCTATCTGACCGTGCCGGACGATCCCGAGGAGTGGCCGGATGCACTCACGCAGGCAGAGCCTATCGGGACCTTTCGAGAGGAGGAGGGAGAGTCGTGGATCGTGGCACGAAGCGTAGCCGACGAGGCGGAGATGACGTACGATGTCGTCTTCCGCGGTATTACACTTTCTGTGCACTCAAGCCTGACTGCCATCGGCTTCCTGGCTGTTCTGACGTTTGCTCTATCCGAGCAGGGAATTGCCGTGAATGTCGTTTCGGCAACGTACCACGATCACCTGTTCGTGCCAAAAGAGCGAGTGCGCGAAACGATGGCTGTCTTGAAGGGCCTTCAGGCAGGCGGATCAGAGATTCAGAAGGACGTAGAGCAGGCGTAG
- a CDS encoding FHA domain-containing protein: MKNILWMVALLAFALSIPAQAQEQVTIKQIVENPGKYSDQSVSVSGVVDEHVESSSGSNSTMNYMLRGDTGETLRVRTTDAPPAVTAQVQVTGVVSISPFNQSAFIDEDSREVVSGGSAQSSGQGGVSEELKPGIGFWPIFGLTLLGFAIIAVVGYSIYSSSEEKAKKAADEARKRQEEELKRAASGLNSTDFTATEMGDDEGDAEQRIKSSSSSSGSGSGGPATLKFKAPPKTMKFIPGKLVVAAGPDQGKEFRIAGHPTPEGNVVTMGRAEVEGERAFAHIQLGDTYRTVSRMQAEIVQKDQDIYLKNKSTTNPTMVNGEPVEAEKMVELDDGDMIRMGEMMLRYERD, translated from the coding sequence ATGAAAAACATTTTGTGGATGGTCGCCTTACTTGCGTTTGCGCTGTCAATTCCAGCGCAGGCGCAGGAACAGGTGACGATCAAGCAGATCGTTGAAAACCCGGGCAAGTATTCCGACCAATCCGTCTCGGTATCTGGGGTCGTTGATGAGCACGTGGAGAGCTCCAGCGGAAGCAACTCCACGATGAACTACATGCTCCGCGGAGACACAGGCGAGACGCTACGCGTTCGCACGACGGACGCACCTCCGGCGGTCACGGCTCAGGTTCAGGTCACGGGCGTCGTCTCGATCAGTCCCTTTAATCAGTCAGCATTCATCGACGAAGACTCTCGCGAGGTCGTTAGCGGCGGAAGCGCCCAGAGTAGCGGCCAAGGAGGAGTCAGTGAGGAACTGAAACCAGGGATCGGCTTCTGGCCCATCTTCGGTCTGACGCTCCTCGGCTTTGCAATCATAGCCGTCGTCGGATACTCTATCTACTCGTCCTCGGAAGAGAAGGCGAAGAAAGCAGCCGACGAAGCACGCAAACGCCAGGAGGAAGAGCTTAAGCGAGCAGCCTCCGGCCTGAACAGCACGGACTTCACTGCGACGGAGATGGGCGACGACGAAGGTGATGCGGAGCAGCGCATCAAGTCGAGCTCAAGTTCCTCCGGAAGCGGAAGCGGCGGCCCGGCCACGCTGAAGTTCAAGGCCCCGCCGAAAACCATGAAGTTCATCCCCGGCAAGCTCGTCGTTGCAGCCGGACCGGATCAAGGAAAAGAGTTTCGCATCGCCGGCCACCCGACCCCCGAAGGCAACGTCGTCACGATGGGTCGCGCTGAGGTCGAAGGGGAACGCGCCTTCGCCCACATTCAGCTCGGTGACACCTACCGTACCGTCTCGCGCATGCAGGCAGAGATCGTGCAGAAAGATCAGGACATCTACCTGAAGAATAAGAGCACGACCAACCCCACGATGGTGAACGGGGAGCCGGTCGAAGCCGAGAAGATGGTTGAGCTTGATGATGGCGACATGATTCGCATGGGCGAGATGATGCTCCGCTACGAGCGGGACTAA
- a CDS encoding RluA family pseudouridine synthase, with the protein MTETALSDSDVLYDDEALLVVNKPAGLLSQADHTGDVDLVTAAKRWLRDARDAGSDPFVGLVHRLDRPASGVMVLARTSDAARDLSNQFQDRLVEKRYLAIVEGRMTGMGTCTDYIAKIDREPTLVGPDHPEGKRAILRWQTLAPGDSVSVVQVQLETGRPHQIRLQLSNEGHPILGDFRHGGSRELDGKNLALHQVLLRVEHPDTYRMMTWAVSPPASWNHVLSSDQAAAIRAAVQRR; encoded by the coding sequence ATGACTGAGACCGCTCTGTCCGATAGCGACGTACTATATGACGACGAGGCTCTGCTCGTCGTAAATAAGCCGGCAGGTTTGTTGTCGCAGGCAGATCATACTGGAGATGTGGATCTGGTTACCGCCGCGAAGCGCTGGTTGCGAGACGCTCGCGACGCAGGATCAGACCCGTTTGTGGGGCTGGTCCATCGTCTCGACCGCCCGGCGTCTGGCGTCATGGTTCTGGCGCGAACGTCGGATGCGGCGCGCGATCTGAGCAATCAATTCCAGGACCGGCTGGTCGAAAAGCGCTATCTCGCCATCGTCGAAGGTCGAATGACCGGCATGGGAACGTGTACGGACTATATCGCGAAAATCGATCGCGAGCCGACCCTGGTGGGGCCAGATCATCCCGAAGGCAAACGTGCCATTCTTCGTTGGCAAACACTGGCGCCGGGCGATTCTGTCTCGGTCGTCCAGGTGCAACTTGAAACGGGACGCCCGCATCAGATCCGTCTTCAGCTCTCGAATGAAGGCCACCCCATTCTCGGCGACTTCCGACACGGGGGGAGTCGCGAACTCGATGGAAAAAATCTCGCGCTGCACCAGGTCCTTCTTCGTGTTGAGCACCCGGACACGTATCGCATGATGACCTGGGCGGTGTCGCCACCCGCATCGTGGAACCACGTGCTAAGTTCTGATCAAGCCGCTGCCATTCGAGCCGCTGTGCAGCGCCGTTAG
- the hemH gene encoding ferrochelatase: MIGIVCMGSGGPSSLDDVSRFLYDLYMDPARLELGMGGFLRHLFARLMSNLRSSVVRDRYEMIGGRSPLLRMMGEQTGALERHLIREYHGAEVEFRTYVAHRHGTPSFVDAARQMEEDGVDRVVLLPLVPQYALSRTRSWIQYWETLEHAGEIPSWPRTAVHEYAANPKYVQALSERIDEATQRFPKESRSDIHLLFTAAGLPPSERDRRCDPSCCLVCSTVDHVMRYRDHDHPFSIAFQPEVGPPMTLMPSVEREIDRLAGADASDVLVVPVSFVTDRLETCVHLDIELRDHAYDVGIESFEVTSGLNTHPLFVEALAEAVVSQCHLSDDMVRREAQGDSAPSGYPLPPLRDLATEPMHEQAVTCPACTGEVRPKVWGQTVTETILPRPSPRPFRMTPMRIESSRDS, translated from the coding sequence ATGATCGGGATCGTGTGTATGGGCTCGGGCGGGCCATCCTCACTGGATGATGTGTCCCGGTTTCTGTATGACCTCTATATGGACCCGGCGCGACTGGAACTGGGGATGGGGGGCTTCCTGCGTCACCTATTTGCCCGCCTAATGTCGAATCTGAGGTCGTCTGTTGTTCGCGACCGATACGAAATGATCGGCGGACGCTCTCCACTGCTCCGGATGATGGGCGAGCAAACCGGAGCGCTAGAGCGCCATCTGATTCGCGAGTATCATGGTGCTGAGGTCGAATTTCGCACCTATGTCGCGCATCGACATGGGACGCCGAGTTTCGTGGATGCGGCGCGCCAAATGGAGGAGGACGGTGTGGATCGCGTCGTGCTCTTGCCTCTCGTGCCCCAGTACGCTCTCTCGCGGACCCGCTCGTGGATTCAGTACTGGGAAACCCTCGAGCACGCCGGCGAGATTCCGAGTTGGCCGAGAACCGCGGTTCACGAGTACGCCGCGAATCCCAAATACGTCCAGGCCTTGAGCGAGCGCATCGACGAGGCCACGCAGCGTTTTCCGAAGGAATCGCGGTCGGACATCCATCTGCTGTTTACAGCGGCCGGTCTCCCGCCGAGTGAGCGCGATCGCCGCTGTGATCCATCCTGCTGCCTCGTGTGTAGCACGGTCGATCATGTCATGCGCTATCGCGATCACGACCACCCGTTTAGCATCGCCTTTCAGCCGGAGGTCGGTCCGCCGATGACGCTCATGCCGTCTGTCGAGCGTGAGATTGACCGTCTCGCAGGAGCAGATGCGTCCGATGTGCTCGTCGTTCCGGTGTCGTTCGTAACCGACCGGCTCGAAACCTGCGTTCATCTCGACATCGAACTTCGCGACCACGCGTACGATGTTGGAATCGAAAGTTTCGAGGTGACGAGCGGTCTGAACACCCACCCCCTTTTCGTCGAGGCTCTGGCAGAGGCGGTCGTCTCGCAGTGTCACCTGTCTGACGATATGGTCCGCCGCGAAGCACAGGGTGACTCTGCTCCTTCAGGGTATCCGCTTCCGCCACTGCGTGATTTGGCGACGGAGCCCATGCACGAGCAGGCCGTCACCTGCCCAGCCTGCACCGGCGAGGTGCGTCCCAAGGTCTGGGGACAGACCGTCACGGAGACGATTCTCCCGCGCCCGTCTCCCCGTCCGTTCCGCATGACGCCCATGCGGATCGAGTCCAGTCGGGACTCGTGA
- a CDS encoding LytR/AlgR family response regulator transcription factor produces MPPRPLATLIVDDEELARRGLRTRLNRIPRVQIVGECDSGRHAVASIRSLSPDLVLLDIQMPGLDGFDVIETIGASAMPPVIFVTAYDEHALRAFEVHALDYLLKPIDNDRLVEAIKRCRERVGTDREDMTERLAALLSEAEMSEDHRFVIKSGGRIRFVQAEAIDWVEAAGDYVRLYSSGTVHLLRETMAEMTKRLPDDFLRIHRSTIVNTRRIEELRPYGNSEFIVVLEDGTERKLSRSYRDDLTDFFDGAI; encoded by the coding sequence ATGCCACCGCGCCCGCTTGCAACGCTGATTGTAGATGACGAAGAGCTTGCCCGACGGGGACTCCGCACGCGCCTCAACCGCATCCCTCGCGTTCAGATTGTCGGAGAGTGCGACTCCGGCCGACACGCGGTCGCGTCGATCCGGTCGCTTTCGCCCGACCTTGTTCTCCTTGACATCCAGATGCCCGGCCTCGACGGCTTCGACGTGATCGAAACGATCGGAGCATCAGCGATGCCACCCGTTATTTTCGTTACCGCCTACGACGAACACGCGCTCCGTGCGTTTGAAGTGCACGCACTGGACTATTTGCTAAAACCCATCGACAACGACCGACTCGTCGAAGCGATCAAGCGGTGCCGGGAGCGCGTGGGAACCGACCGCGAGGATATGACCGAGCGCCTCGCCGCACTGCTGAGCGAAGCCGAAATGTCTGAAGACCACCGGTTCGTCATCAAATCGGGCGGTCGAATCCGATTCGTGCAGGCAGAAGCAATCGATTGGGTGGAGGCCGCCGGCGATTACGTTCGGCTGTACAGCAGCGGCACTGTGCACCTGCTTCGCGAGACGATGGCGGAGATGACGAAGCGGCTTCCAGACGACTTTTTACGGATTCACCGATCGACAATCGTGAACACGCGCCGGATCGAAGAATTGCGTCCGTACGGAAACAGCGAATTCATCGTCGTCCTGGAGGACGGGACGGAGCGAAAACTGAGTCGCTCGTACCGCGACGACCTGACGGACTTCTTCGATGGGGCGATTTGA